Below is a window of Thermoplasmata archaeon DNA.
TCCTCCTCACCCTCTTCTTCCGCCTCCTCTTCCTCCTCACCCTCTTCTTCCGCCTCCTCTTCCTCCTCACCCTCTTCTTCCGCCTCCTCTTCCTCCTCACCCTCTTCTTCCGCCTCCTCTTCCTCCTCACCCTCTTCTTCCGCCTCCTCTTCCTCCTTCTCAGCTCCTTCTTCCTCCGTGGCGAACTCGACGCCGCATTTGGGGCATTTCGTGTCCTCCTCGCCAACAGTCGCTCCACATTCAGGGCACTCAAATTCATCTTCCTCAGCCATCGTTATCTTTTATGGAATGACATTGCTATAATATAAAAGTTACTTAAATTGACAATTTTCGCCCGACTGAGAGGAAAAAACTGGCTTCAGACCTTCATGGAGTCACCAGCGGCCTCACCAGTCGGTGGGTGGAGCAGCTCGCGCCTCAGCACCCCTCCCTCAAGGGCGTCAAGGACAATAGCTCCATCGCTCCCCTCGATGCACCAAACCGGGAGGTAGAGTAGGCCCCTGAACTCTAGCCGCACAGCCTCCGGCGAGGGCCTAACCGTTTTCTTCTCGTAAATCGTCACATTCTTCTTCTCTCTTTTCGTATGGATGACCCGAGTCGAGAGCTCGACCACGCGGTCCCGCGCTCTATCCTCTGCACGCGATTGCTCAATTGCGGGCTCGAGCCGGGGCACATCCTCGCTCATCGGGCTCAGGGGCTCCCGCCCCCTCCACTCGGATGCCTCTCCACTCATTCCGTTGACGAGAACCACGCCCGCGCTCCGGTGGCCCGGGAGGTCGGAGTTCTTTGCATCAACGGAGTAGCTGAAGCAGTAGTACGGCATGAAGCGGAGGTCGAATCGAAAAGCGCAGTCTAGAAGCTCTCCGGCCAGCCGCCGCGCCTCCTCGAGCGTGACCCTCGGCCTGACCATCGCCTCCCCCCCCGCCATCGTTATTGGAGGGGTCTCTGGAGAGGGTTCCCGGAATTCCTCCTCTCTCGCCCCTCTCCGCCCGAGAAGCGCTTCGAGCAGGCTGTCCTCGGGCAGCCTCGCCCTGCGGGTGTCGAGCTCCGCCACGATCACGCGCCCTGCCTCCTCTTCGACCCGGCCCCTGTCCCAGAGCTGGACACCCCTCTCCTCGGCCAGCCGCCGGGCGCCGGCGGAGAAGCAGCCAAGCGATATGACCACTGTCTTGCCCGGGCCGGTCTTTCCAGATATCAGCCGAGACAGCTCC
It encodes the following:
- a CDS encoding zinc ribbon domain-containing protein, with the translated sequence MAEEDEFECPECGATVGEEDTKCPKCGVEFATEEEGAEKEEEEAEEEGEEEEEAEEEGEEEEEAEEEGEEEEEAEEEGEEEEEAEEEGEE